A region of Dehalococcoidia bacterium DNA encodes the following proteins:
- a CDS encoding CoA transferase yields the protein MAGALEGVHVLDCSQIIAGPVCSSLLADMGADVVKVEPIEGEPWRLQSEFMPKESRPFINQNRGKRGIALDLKRPEAAPIREALIRWADVLVTNYRPGVPEALGVDYDSARAIRPDIIYCANTAFGTRGPDAHRRGYDIVAQAMSGLVTSNGVIENGIPRIVQFAPADALTGAYMAWAVSAALYHREKTGEGQAIDTSLLLSALNLQAGFKEIVAMDEEPRELKRSNLAAARARGDSIAEIYAERRAAMPELLGNIYYRIYQTKDGNIAVGCLGPGPRARFRRALGVHDRRYDPDFDPAKESVAEVGQALVAEVEQKMRERTTAEWLAHFDANDVAAGPLRFVDELWDDPQVQANGYIAEYEHTLLGPMRGGAPVVSMSATPTRVQRASPALGEHNDEVLGQLGFPPEQIAQWREGGVIR from the coding sequence GTGGCGGGTGCGCTTGAAGGAGTTCACGTTCTCGACTGCAGCCAGATCATCGCCGGGCCGGTCTGCTCGTCGCTGCTGGCGGACATGGGCGCCGACGTGGTCAAGGTCGAACCGATCGAGGGCGAGCCCTGGCGCTTGCAGTCGGAGTTCATGCCCAAGGAAAGCCGGCCCTTCATCAACCAGAATCGCGGCAAGCGCGGCATCGCCCTGGACCTGAAGCGGCCGGAGGCGGCGCCGATTCGCGAGGCGCTGATCCGCTGGGCGGACGTGCTGGTGACGAACTACCGCCCCGGCGTGCCCGAGGCGCTCGGCGTGGATTATGACTCGGCCCGCGCCATCCGCCCGGACATTATCTACTGCGCCAACACGGCCTTCGGCACGCGCGGGCCGGACGCGCACCGCCGCGGTTACGACATCGTGGCGCAGGCGATGAGCGGCCTCGTCACCTCGAACGGTGTGATCGAGAACGGCATTCCCCGCATCGTGCAGTTCGCGCCCGCCGATGCGCTGACCGGCGCCTACATGGCCTGGGCGGTGAGCGCGGCCCTCTACCACCGCGAGAAGACAGGCGAGGGCCAGGCGATCGACACGAGCTTGCTGCTCTCGGCGCTGAACCTGCAGGCCGGCTTCAAGGAGATCGTGGCGATGGACGAGGAGCCACGCGAGTTGAAGCGGTCCAACCTTGCCGCCGCCCGCGCCCGCGGCGACTCGATTGCTGAGATCTACGCCGAGCGCCGCGCCGCGATGCCGGAGCTGCTGGGCAACATCTACTACCGCATCTACCAGACCAAGGACGGCAACATCGCCGTCGGCTGCCTGGGGCCGGGTCCGCGCGCCCGCTTCCGCCGCGCCCTCGGCGTGCACGACCGCCGCTACGACCCCGACTTCGACCCGGCAAAGGAGAGCGTTGCCGAGGTCGGCCAGGCGCTGGTGGCCGAGGTGGAGCAGAAGATGCGCGAACGCACCACGGCCGAGTGGCTGGCGCACTTCGACGCCAACGATGTGGCCGCCGGCCCGCTGCGCTTCGTAGACGAGCTGTGGGACGACCCGCAGGTGCAGGCGAACGGCTACATCGCCGAGTACGAGCACACGCTGCTCGGCCCGATGCGCGGCGGCGCCCCGGTGGTCAGTATGAGCGCCACGCCCACGCGTGTGCAGCGCGCCTCGCCCGCCCTGGGCGAGCACAACGACGAAGTGCTTGGCCAGCTCGGCTTCCCACCAGAGCAGATCGCGCAGTGGCGCGAGGGCGGCGTCATCCGCTGA
- a CDS encoding AAA family ATPase, with protein MELLERAAFLEELDALLARAAGGQGRLVLVSGEAGAGKTALVQAFCRHHASDAHVLLGACDALSTPRPLAPLLDIAHAAGGPLQLALERGEPRERLFVASLSELSAGTRPRIVVFEDLHWADDATLDLLRYLGRRVGGTHALLLVTYRSDEVGARHPLRVAMGDLATTNTTRLTLPPLSLDAVRTLLKDSALDPVAVHRRTGGNPFFVAELLATNVPGTPATVRDAVFARVARLSPAAHVALEAAAVIGARVEPRLLQALAAPAVALDECLASGMLHVADDGLLAFRHELVREAVLEALSLPRRVELHRAVLTALRNQSDTGPLVARLAHHAEGADDSEAVLAYASEAGRQAAGLKAHREAVAQYRRALRYADGLPPLPLAELLEALAYQYYLTERHAEAVAAWTQALDLRRSLRDPLKEGDILRCLSRPLWYLGRHADADASVTEALGVLEPLPPGIELGWAYSELARLRMTARQNPEAIAWGERAIAIGERLGDSALLSHALNNVGCARLQSEDEQGWAQLERSLELALAGNHEEHAGRAYANLAGRAIFQRSLARAERYLDDGLAYALDHDVQTYYYTMLHRRPNQLLLQGRWSEAAEAVGQLLARPDVSPRHRIEGLAVLGRIRARRGDPEVATVLDEALQLAAPIGGGWLAVAHAARAEASWLAGDAAGAADEAQRPYEGAIARNERWLVGELALLLQRAGRLGAVPAVAAEPYTRQIAGDWQAAAAQWKALGCPYEAAMALADGDEPALREALTSFERLGARLAAAMVQRHLRQLGVRGLPRGPRPSTRSNAAGLTSREIEIWRLLAEGLRNAEIAQRLVLSQRTVDHHVSAILAKLGVRSRAEAARTFQDHASARSGSRAS; from the coding sequence ATGGAGCTGCTGGAGCGCGCCGCGTTCCTCGAAGAGCTTGACGCCCTGCTGGCCCGGGCGGCCGGCGGGCAGGGCCGGCTCGTGCTCGTGAGCGGCGAGGCCGGGGCTGGCAAGACGGCCCTCGTGCAGGCGTTCTGTCGCCACCACGCCAGCGATGCCCACGTGCTGCTCGGTGCCTGCGACGCGCTCTCCACGCCACGTCCGTTGGCGCCACTGCTAGACATCGCCCACGCGGCCGGCGGCCCGCTGCAGTTGGCGCTCGAGCGCGGGGAGCCGAGAGAGCGCCTGTTTGTGGCCTCTCTGTCCGAGCTCTCGGCCGGCACTCGCCCTCGGATCGTCGTCTTCGAGGATCTGCATTGGGCGGACGACGCGACGCTCGACCTGCTGCGCTACCTGGGCCGGCGTGTGGGCGGCACCCACGCCCTGCTCCTCGTGACCTACCGCAGCGACGAGGTAGGGGCGCGACACCCGCTACGGGTGGCGATGGGCGACCTCGCCACCACGAACACCACGCGGCTGACGCTGCCCCCGCTCTCGCTCGACGCCGTGCGAACGTTGCTCAAGGATAGCGCGCTCGACCCGGTAGCTGTACACCGGCGCACCGGCGGAAACCCGTTCTTCGTCGCCGAGCTGCTGGCCACGAATGTACCCGGCACGCCCGCTACGGTGCGGGACGCGGTGTTCGCCCGTGTCGCTCGCCTCTCGCCCGCCGCGCATGTGGCGCTGGAGGCCGCGGCGGTGATCGGAGCACGAGTCGAGCCCCGGCTGCTGCAGGCGCTCGCCGCACCCGCCGTGGCGCTCGATGAGTGCCTCGCCAGTGGGATGCTGCACGTGGCCGACGATGGCCTGCTCGCCTTTCGCCACGAACTGGTGCGCGAGGCGGTGCTGGAGGCGCTCTCACTACCGCGCCGTGTGGAGCTGCATCGCGCCGTGCTTACCGCGCTGCGGAACCAATCCGACACCGGCCCCCTGGTCGCGCGGCTCGCCCACCACGCCGAAGGCGCCGACGACAGCGAGGCCGTGCTTGCGTACGCCTCCGAGGCAGGCCGGCAGGCGGCGGGGCTGAAGGCACATCGGGAGGCGGTGGCCCAGTACAGGCGGGCGTTACGATACGCCGACGGCTTGCCGCCGCTCCCGCTCGCAGAGCTGCTGGAGGCGTTGGCGTACCAGTACTACCTCACCGAGCGTCACGCCGAGGCCGTCGCCGCCTGGACGCAGGCGCTGGATCTGCGGCGATCGTTGCGTGATCCGCTCAAAGAGGGCGACATTCTGCGTTGCCTATCGCGCCCACTGTGGTATCTGGGTCGGCATGCGGATGCCGATGCCTCTGTGACTGAGGCGCTGGGCGTGCTTGAGCCGCTGCCGCCAGGTATCGAGCTGGGCTGGGCCTACAGCGAACTGGCACGGCTGCGTATGACCGCGCGCCAGAACCCCGAGGCTATCGCCTGGGGCGAACGGGCGATCGCGATCGGCGAACGCCTCGGTGACTCGGCTTTGCTATCGCATGCGCTCAACAACGTCGGCTGTGCTCGGCTGCAGAGCGAAGACGAGCAGGGCTGGGCACAGCTCGAGCGCAGCTTAGAGCTGGCACTCGCGGGCAATCACGAGGAGCACGCCGGCCGAGCGTACGCCAATCTCGCCGGAAGGGCCATCTTCCAACGCAGCCTAGCGCGTGCTGAGCGCTATCTCGATGATGGGCTCGCCTACGCCCTCGACCACGACGTGCAGACCTACTATTACACCATGCTGCACAGGCGCCCCAATCAGCTTCTCTTGCAGGGTCGTTGGAGCGAGGCGGCGGAGGCGGTCGGCCAGCTATTGGCGCGGCCCGATGTCTCGCCGCGCCACCGGATCGAGGGGCTTGCCGTGCTCGGGCGTATCCGGGCCCGGCGCGGCGATCCGGAGGTAGCCACGGTGCTGGACGAGGCGCTGCAGCTCGCCGCACCGATCGGCGGAGGGTGGCTCGCCGTGGCGCATGCCGCACGGGCTGAAGCGTCGTGGCTGGCCGGAGACGCAGCAGGGGCCGCGGACGAAGCGCAGCGCCCTTACGAGGGTGCTATCGCGAGGAACGAGCGCTGGTTGGTGGGTGAGCTGGCGCTCTTGCTCCAGCGTGCGGGCAGGCTTGGTGCTGTTCCGGCGGTCGCCGCCGAGCCCTACACTCGGCAGATCGCCGGCGACTGGCAGGCGGCCGCGGCGCAGTGGAAGGCGCTGGGCTGCCCGTACGAGGCGGCCATGGCGCTGGCCGACGGCGACGAGCCCGCGCTACGCGAGGCGCTGACCAGCTTCGAGCGGCTGGGCGCCCGCCTGGCGGCGGCGATGGTGCAGCGCCACCTGCGCCAGCTCGGGGTGCGCGGTCTGCCGCGCGGACCGCGGCCGTCCACCCGCTCCAATGCCGCCGGCCTCACCTCACGAGAGATTGAGATCTGGCGTCTCCTCGCCGAGGGGCTGCGCAACGCGGAGATCGCGCAGCGGCTGGTGCTCTCCCAGCGCACCGTCGACCACCACGTCTCGGCTATCCTCGCCAAGCTGGGCGTGCGCTCGCGGGCCGAGGCCGCCCGCACCTTCCAGGACCATGCGTCGGCGCGCTCGGGCAGTCGGGCCTCGTGA
- a CDS encoding MoaD/ThiS family protein, which produces MASVRIPALMRDLTQGQPVVEVSGRNLRQLVAALEASYPGMRERLTEDGEPRPEVAFSVDGEVATLGLLQPVDERSEVVILPAISGG; this is translated from the coding sequence ATGGCAAGCGTGCGCATTCCCGCGCTGATGCGGGACTTAACCCAGGGCCAGCCCGTGGTGGAGGTTTCGGGCCGCAACCTGCGCCAGCTCGTGGCGGCGCTCGAAGCGTCCTACCCCGGCATGCGCGAGCGGCTGACCGAAGACGGTGAGCCGCGCCCGGAGGTGGCGTTCTCCGTCGACGGCGAGGTTGCTACGCTCGGCCTGCTGCAGCCCGTAGATGAGCGCAGCGAGGTCGTGATCCTGCCGGCGATCAGCGGCGGGTAG
- a CDS encoding response regulator: MLEHEVEILLVEDNPDDEELTLRVLRKHHLANHIQVVRDGAEALDFIFGRGAFAMRDVQKAPRVVLLDLKLPKVDGVDVLRQMRADERTRTYPVVVMTSSKEERDIIETYELGINSYIVKPVDFEQFAEAVRQVGYYWLLLNQPPIQ; encoded by the coding sequence ATGCTTGAGCATGAGGTTGAGATCCTGCTGGTGGAAGACAATCCCGACGACGAGGAGCTGACCCTGCGCGTGCTGCGCAAGCACCACCTCGCCAACCACATCCAGGTCGTGCGCGACGGCGCGGAGGCGCTCGACTTCATCTTCGGCCGCGGCGCCTTCGCCATGCGCGATGTGCAGAAGGCGCCGCGGGTTGTGCTGCTCGACCTCAAGCTGCCCAAAGTCGACGGCGTCGACGTGCTGCGCCAGATGCGGGCGGACGAGCGCACGCGCACCTATCCGGTGGTGGTGATGACCTCTTCGAAAGAAGAGCGGGACATCATCGAGACCTACGAGCTCGGCATCAACAGCTACATCGTCAAGCCGGTGGACTTCGAGCAGTTCGCCGAGGCCGTGCGCCAGGTCGGCTACTACTGGCTGCTGCTCAACCAGCCGCCGATCCAGTGA
- a CDS encoding hydantoinase/oxoprolinase family protein, with protein MAYTAGVDVGGTFTDVTLVQTESGRAWAVKTPSTPRDQSLGFVAGLEKAAKLAGVPLSAIERCFHGTTVATNAILQRSETRLGLLTTAGFASVLEIGRHDIPRDANYFGWSKPERPVKADLIREVSERIDCEGRVLRALDDDEARKAIRSLRDLGVESYAVSLLYSFLNPAHELRLRELLAEEQPGALVSLSCEVLPRFREFERTMTTVLNAYVAPHVGRYLGDLERRLRERGCEASLLIMKSNGGVVSAAAAARQAIHTAVSGPAAGVIGAVAAARAAGYVDVISIDVGGTSADVCLTRGGWPETTTEGRVGGFPMEVPMLDVQTIGAGGGSIAWLTSAGGLAVGPRSAGAEPGPACYGRGGTEPTVTDANLLLGRLPAYLLGGELALDAEAARRAIETTIAAPLGLSAIEAAEGILAIADNAMLGAIRTISIARGLDPRGYALIAFGGAGPLHAPALASALGIETIVIPPRPGVLSTEGLLRTDLRNDYVRTCTQTGPLYDVAGLNTVLNALFAQANADLEREGVPLQRRLLRPAADLRYRHQNAELSVDLPDRALTAAALAEIEEAFHREHERLYTYALRGQTVELVNLRVAATGLLPHAESAPATSPAPGEPPAPAGARQIYFGAAHGWLDTPLYTREALRPGHALAGPLAVDQLDTTTVLRPGDRAHVDARGNLIVRVGG; from the coding sequence ATGGCCTACACCGCCGGCGTGGACGTGGGCGGCACCTTCACCGACGTGACGCTGGTCCAGACCGAGAGCGGGCGTGCCTGGGCGGTGAAGACGCCCTCCACGCCGCGGGATCAATCGCTCGGCTTCGTGGCCGGACTGGAGAAGGCCGCGAAGCTGGCCGGCGTGCCGCTCTCCGCGATCGAGCGCTGCTTTCACGGCACCACCGTCGCCACCAACGCCATCCTGCAGCGCAGCGAGACACGGCTCGGCTTGCTCACGACCGCCGGCTTCGCCTCCGTGCTGGAGATCGGCCGCCACGACATTCCGCGCGACGCCAACTACTTCGGCTGGAGCAAGCCGGAGCGGCCGGTGAAGGCCGACCTGATCCGCGAAGTGTCCGAACGCATCGACTGCGAGGGCCGCGTGCTGCGTGCGCTGGACGACGACGAGGCGCGCAAGGCGATCCGCAGCCTGCGCGACCTCGGCGTCGAGTCCTACGCCGTCTCGCTGCTCTACTCGTTCCTGAACCCGGCGCACGAGCTGCGCCTGCGTGAGCTGCTCGCCGAGGAGCAGCCCGGTGCGCTGGTCTCGCTCTCCTGCGAGGTGCTGCCGCGCTTCCGCGAGTTCGAGCGCACGATGACGACCGTGCTCAACGCCTACGTCGCGCCGCACGTCGGCCGCTACCTGGGCGATCTCGAACGACGGTTGCGCGAGCGCGGCTGCGAGGCGTCGCTGCTGATCATGAAGTCAAACGGCGGCGTGGTGAGCGCGGCCGCGGCGGCGCGGCAGGCGATTCACACGGCCGTTTCCGGTCCGGCGGCGGGCGTGATCGGCGCCGTTGCGGCGGCGCGGGCGGCGGGCTACGTCGACGTGATCTCGATCGACGTGGGCGGCACCAGCGCCGATGTCTGCCTGACGCGCGGCGGCTGGCCGGAAACCACCACAGAGGGCCGGGTCGGCGGCTTTCCCATGGAAGTGCCGATGCTGGACGTGCAGACAATCGGCGCCGGCGGCGGCAGCATCGCCTGGCTGACGAGCGCCGGGGGGCTGGCCGTCGGGCCGCGCAGCGCCGGCGCCGAGCCGGGCCCCGCCTGCTACGGCCGTGGCGGTACGGAGCCGACCGTGACCGACGCGAACCTGCTGCTCGGCCGCCTGCCCGCGTACCTGCTGGGCGGCGAGCTGGCGCTGGACGCGGAGGCGGCGCGGCGGGCGATTGAGACGACGATCGCGGCGCCGCTCGGTCTGAGCGCGATCGAGGCGGCGGAAGGCATCCTCGCCATCGCCGACAACGCCATGCTGGGCGCAATCCGTACGATCTCGATCGCCCGCGGCCTCGATCCGCGCGGCTATGCGCTGATCGCCTTCGGCGGCGCTGGGCCGCTGCATGCGCCGGCGCTGGCGAGCGCACTGGGCATCGAGACGATCGTGATTCCGCCGCGCCCCGGCGTGCTCTCGACCGAGGGGCTGCTGCGCACAGACCTGCGCAACGACTACGTGCGCACCTGCACACAAACCGGCCCGCTGTACGACGTCGCCGGCCTCAACACCGTGCTCAATGCCTTGTTCGCGCAGGCGAACGCCGATCTCGAGCGCGAGGGCGTGCCCTTGCAGCGGCGCCTGCTGCGCCCGGCGGCGGACCTGCGCTATCGGCACCAGAACGCCGAGCTGAGCGTCGATCTGCCGGACCGCGCCCTCACAGCCGCGGCGCTGGCCGAGATCGAGGAGGCGTTCCACCGCGAGCACGAGCGTCTCTACACCTACGCCCTGCGCGGCCAGACGGTGGAGCTGGTGAACCTGCGCGTGGCTGCCACGGGCCTGTTGCCGCATGCGGAATCTGCGCCCGCCACGTCCCCAGCGCCCGGCGAACCGCCCGCACCCGCCGGCGCGCGGCAGATCTATTTCGGCGCCGCGCACGGCTGGCTCGACACGCCGCTTTACACCCGCGAGGCGCTTCGCCCCGGCCACGCGCTCGCCGGCCCACTCGCCGTCGACCAGCTCGACACGACCACGGTGCTGCGCCCCGGCGACCGCGCCCACGTGGACGCGCGCGGAAACCTGATCGTGCGGGTCGGAGGGTAG
- a CDS encoding MOSC domain-containing protein yields the protein MTADGRIFQLNVSRGGVPKHPVTEAHVDAGGMEGDRQADRRIHGGLQRALCLFAVEQLATLRAEGHPIAPGCTGENITTEGLDWRRVVPGVRLRLGAEALIEITSYTTPCWKNARWFRDGNPNRMSQDDHPGESRVYARVLQPGLLRTGEPIELIEETAARRVRRQQPRTFRWPRDFA from the coding sequence GTGACGGCAGACGGGCGCATCTTCCAGCTCAACGTCTCGCGCGGGGGCGTGCCGAAACATCCCGTGACCGAGGCGCACGTCGATGCCGGCGGCATGGAGGGCGACCGCCAGGCCGACCGCCGCATCCACGGCGGGCTGCAGCGCGCCCTTTGCCTGTTCGCCGTCGAGCAGCTCGCGACGCTGCGGGCGGAGGGCCATCCAATCGCGCCCGGCTGCACCGGCGAGAACATCACCACGGAAGGCCTCGACTGGCGACGCGTGGTGCCCGGTGTGCGCCTGCGGCTGGGCGCCGAGGCGCTGATCGAAATCACGAGCTACACCACACCCTGCTGGAAGAACGCGCGCTGGTTCCGCGACGGCAATCCCAATCGCATGAGCCAGGACGACCACCCCGGCGAAAGCCGCGTCTACGCCCGCGTGCTGCAGCCCGGCCTGCTGCGCACCGGCGAACCGATCGAGCTGATTGAGGAGACAGCGGCGCGGCGCGTGCGCCGCCAGCAGCCCCGAACCTTCCGCTGGCCGCGCGACTTCGCCTGA
- a CDS encoding DUF4242 domain-containing protein — translation MPRYLVERSFPEGLRIPVSDDGAATCLAVVGTNADLGVTWVHSYVSEDKHKTYCIYDGPDPEAIRRAAERNQLPIDRITKVSVLDPYFYR, via the coding sequence ATGCCACGCTATCTCGTCGAACGCAGCTTTCCAGAAGGGCTGCGCATCCCCGTGAGCGACGATGGGGCCGCGACCTGTCTGGCCGTGGTGGGTACCAATGCTGACCTCGGCGTGACCTGGGTCCACTCCTACGTCAGCGAGGACAAGCACAAGACGTACTGTATCTACGACGGGCCGGACCCCGAGGCGATCCGTCGGGCGGCGGAACGCAACCAGTTGCCGATCGATCGTATCACCAAAGTCAGCGTGCTCGACCCCTACTTCTACCGCTAG
- a CDS encoding ATP-binding protein yields the protein MSSADAPGSTIEPHDVALAEDAAAALRRASEAEFRYLFINHPHPMWIYDLKTLAFLEVNDAAVEHYGYSREEFLHLRISDIRPREDVTALRRHMASQRPGLQKSGHWRHRRKDGRLIDVEITSHSIRFGGRAAIVVSAQDITDRLRTEEEIRRLNVELERRVAERTAQLEAVNRELEAFTYSVSHDLRAPLRSVNGFAQVLLEDHADALSDEARRHLQRVQDGARRMGQLIDDLLAFSRLGRQPLGLRGVSPAAIARQALETLEAEHRGRHVAVTIDELPDCRADPALLLQVYVNLLANALKFTRPRDPAVIRVGARAEPTAGGTERTVYFVRDNGVGFDPRYADKLFGVFQRLHAAREYEGTGVGLATVQRIVQRHGGTVWAEAQPEQGAAFFFTLGAADA from the coding sequence ATGAGCAGCGCGGACGCTCCAGGCTCGACTATCGAACCGCACGATGTGGCTCTCGCCGAAGACGCGGCCGCGGCGCTGCGCCGCGCAAGCGAGGCGGAGTTCCGCTATCTCTTCATCAATCACCCGCACCCGATGTGGATCTACGACCTCAAAACGCTCGCCTTTCTCGAGGTGAACGACGCGGCAGTCGAGCACTATGGCTACAGCCGCGAGGAGTTCCTGCACCTGCGCATCAGCGACATCCGCCCGCGGGAGGACGTGACCGCGCTGCGCCGGCACATGGCGTCGCAGCGGCCAGGGCTACAGAAGTCGGGCCACTGGCGCCACCGGCGCAAAGACGGGCGGCTGATCGACGTCGAGATCACCTCGCACAGCATTCGCTTCGGCGGCCGCGCCGCGATCGTCGTCTCGGCGCAGGACATCACCGACCGCCTGCGGACCGAGGAAGAGATCCGCCGGCTCAACGTCGAACTGGAACGGCGCGTCGCGGAGCGCACGGCGCAGCTCGAGGCGGTCAACCGCGAACTGGAGGCGTTCACCTACTCCGTCTCGCACGACCTGCGGGCGCCGCTGCGCAGCGTCAACGGCTTCGCGCAGGTGTTACTCGAAGACCACGCCGATGCTCTATCGGATGAAGCGCGGCGCCACCTGCAGCGCGTGCAGGACGGCGCCCGCCGCATGGGCCAGCTGATCGACGATCTGCTCGCCTTTTCACGCCTGGGGCGGCAGCCGCTCGGCCTGCGCGGCGTCTCGCCGGCCGCGATCGCCCGGCAGGCGCTGGAGACGCTGGAGGCGGAGCACCGGGGTCGCCACGTAGCGGTCACGATCGACGAGTTGCCCGACTGCCGGGCCGATCCGGCGCTGCTGCTCCAGGTGTACGTCAACCTGCTTGCCAACGCGCTCAAGTTCACACGCCCGCGCGACCCTGCCGTGATTCGCGTGGGCGCGCGGGCGGAGCCGACGGCCGGCGGAACGGAGCGAACCGTGTACTTCGTGCGCGACAACGGCGTGGGCTTCGATCCGCGCTACGCCGACAAGCTGTTCGGCGTCTTCCAGCGGCTGCACGCGGCCCGCGAGTACGAGGGCACGGGCGTCGGCCTGGCAACGGTGCAGCGCATCGTGCAGCGGCACGGCGGCACGGTCTGGGCCGAGGCGCAGCCGGAGCAAGGGGCGGCCTTCTTCTTCACCCTGGGAGCGGCGGATGCTTGA